Proteins from a single region of Methanotorris igneus Kol 5:
- a CDS encoding 3-isopropylmalate dehydratase small subunit, with the protein MVEKVIKGRAWVFGDNIDTDAILPARYLVYTTEEELAKFAMTGADPDFPKKVKKGDIIVGGKNFGCGSSREHAPIGLKGAGISLVIAESFARIFYRNAINIGLPLLECKDITKHVKEGDILEVDLDKGIIKNLTTGEELKAQKLPEFMMEILNDGGLMPHLKKKLGLA; encoded by the coding sequence ATGGTAGAGAAAGTTATAAAAGGTAGGGCATGGGTGTTTGGAGATAACATTGATACAGATGCAATATTGCCAGCAAGATATTTAGTATATACAACAGAAGAAGAACTTGCAAAATTCGCTATGACTGGGGCAGATCCTGATTTTCCAAAAAAAGTTAAAAAAGGAGACATCATTGTTGGAGGTAAAAACTTCGGTTGTGGTTCAAGTAGAGAACACGCTCCAATTGGATTAAAAGGAGCTGGAATATCATTAGTTATTGCTGAGAGTTTTGCAAGGATTTTCTATAGAAATGCAATAAACATTGGATTACCTTTATTAGAATGTAAAGACATAACAAAACACGTTAAAGAAGGAGATATATTAGAGGTGGATTTAGACAAAGGTATAATAAAGAACTTAACTACTGGAGAGGAGTTAAAAGCACAAAAACTCCCAGAATTCATGATGGAAATCTTGAACGATGGGGGATTAATGCCACACTTGAAGAAAAAATTAGGATTGGCATAA
- a CDS encoding serine/threonine-protein kinase, with protein MLRQNVDYLLNNAKKYSEEGKEKYNKKFYSEAIELFNKSIEEYEKVKSISLNKNNKELFNKAVNNITTLKKLILNSEFYIIQNNIKTNLNLKNPKDGYKNLENNLQELKELHKKAEELKHSELIKHINTLIDKTERNTDSLKIKYLKEEYEKNNNNITRLENLLNESYKIEKEIKHYKDNLRELQRLIADRIIELKINNLEKNTIAKANLLYKKKEYFKSREVYKNALKELNDIEDYAVKLKIVRFRNKLNNLKNLINENIRRLNDILLSEEKPEKTVELIDIEEINLENIQYTPKTPEQFTPKPYPASSLPYELAQNYKDVELIGQGGFARVFKAVRIKDNLPVAIKIPISLDPQTGKSFINELKIWSSLDHPNIVKVYDYNVFPIPYIEMELCDADLNEYMKTKKLSLREISFLIFNIAEGLKYVHSKGIIHRDLKPHNILLKDGIPKISDWGLSKVISQSTSTTRGGFTPYYAAPEQIRKEIEDERTDIWQLGVIFYQLTTNQLPFKGDNLREIDMNILTKKPTPPKEINPEIDDTLNKIILKCLNKKPEDRYQSVLELQKDLAKYLQITFKEELSKSITTKDFSRSAYYCGDLILLNLKINNGVEAYKYIGDLIHYAKGEVKEELLKLKEAVKYRVENNIPIPYEIVKKAEVIIHKIRLGFKS; from the coding sequence ATGCTTCGCCAGAACGTTGACTACCTACTAAACAACGCCAAGAAATACTCTGAAGAAGGAAAGGAAAAATACAACAAAAAGTTCTATTCAGAAGCAATTGAATTATTTAACAAATCAATAGAGGAATATGAAAAAGTAAAATCAATATCACTCAATAAAAACAATAAAGAACTATTCAATAAAGCAGTTAATAACATAACAACCTTAAAAAAACTTATTTTAAACTCAGAGTTTTACATTATCCAAAATAATATAAAAACCAACTTAAACTTAAAAAATCCCAAAGATGGCTATAAAAACTTAGAAAACAACCTTCAAGAACTAAAAGAACTGCATAAAAAAGCAGAAGAACTAAAACACTCCGAACTAATAAAACACATAAACACCCTAATAGACAAAACAGAAAGAAACACTGACTCTTTAAAAATAAAATACCTAAAAGAGGAGTATGAAAAGAACAACAATAACATAACAAGGTTAGAGAACCTACTAAACGAATCATATAAAATTGAAAAGGAAATAAAACATTATAAGGATAATCTGAGAGAGTTGCAAAGATTAATAGCAGATAGGATTATAGAACTAAAAATAAACAACTTAGAGAAAAATACAATAGCAAAGGCAAATCTACTTTATAAAAAGAAAGAATACTTTAAAAGTAGAGAGGTGTATAAAAACGCATTAAAAGAGTTAAATGACATTGAGGACTACGCTGTAAAACTAAAAATAGTTAGATTTAGAAATAAACTAAACAACCTAAAAAACCTAATCAACGAAAACATAAGGCGGTTAAATGACATACTACTATCAGAAGAAAAACCTGAAAAAACTGTTGAACTAATTGACATTGAAGAGATAAACTTAGAAAATATCCAATACACTCCAAAAACACCTGAGCAATTTACGCCTAAACCCTACCCAGCGTCTTCACTACCTTATGAACTCGCACAGAACTATAAAGATGTTGAACTTATTGGGCAGGGGGGCTTTGCGAGAGTTTTCAAAGCAGTTAGGATAAAAGACAACCTACCCGTAGCAATAAAAATACCTATATCCTTAGACCCACAGACAGGAAAATCGTTTATAAACGAACTAAAGATTTGGAGTAGTTTAGACCACCCAAATATTGTCAAGGTTTATGATTACAACGTTTTCCCAATCCCTTATATTGAAATGGAACTCTGCGATGCGGACTTAAATGAATATATGAAAACTAAAAAATTATCCCTAAGAGAAATATCTTTCCTAATATTCAACATCGCAGAGGGTTTAAAGTATGTACACTCTAAGGGCATAATTCATAGAGACCTAAAACCACACAATATCCTTCTAAAAGATGGAATACCTAAAATCTCCGATTGGGGGCTTTCAAAGGTTATATCTCAATCTACTTCAACAACAAGAGGCGGCTTTACTCCTTACTACGCAGCACCGGAGCAAATACGTAAGGAAATAGAAGACGAAAGAACGGATATTTGGCAGTTGGGAGTTATCTTTTATCAATTAACAACTAATCAACTACCGTTTAAAGGAGATAATTTAAGGGAAATTGATATGAACATTTTAACAAAGAAACCAACACCGCCAAAGGAAATAAACCCAGAGATAGATGACACACTGAATAAAATAATCCTTAAATGCCTGAATAAAAAACCAGAGGATAGATACCAATCTGTATTAGAATTACAAAAAGATTTAGCGAAATATTTACAAATCACATTTAAAGAGGAGTTGTCTAAATCCATAACTACAAAGGACTTTTCAAGAAGTGCCTATTACTGCGGGGACTTAATACTATTAAACCTAAAAATCAACAACGGAGTGGAAGCATACAAATACATTGGAGATTTAATCCACTATGCAAAAGGAGAGGTTAAAGAGGAACTACTAAAACTAAAAGAAGCGGTAAAATACAGGGTGGAAAACAACATCCCAATACCTTATGAAATAGTAAAAAAAGCAGAAGTCATAATCCATAAGATTAGATTGGGCTTTAAATCTTAA
- a CDS encoding outer membrane protein assembly factor BamB family protein, producing MVFKFIKKLSGVDKKLVSEGDELFSKCEYINALEKYKEALNINPNNVDAKNGIEKIEKIVFLKKAGKKLFNECKYSEALDKFNRILKLNPNDKGAKKYVERIEKITSLKNEGIKLFGECKYSDALSKFNEVLKLNPNDKEIMEYVERINTINSLKNEGRGLFNKCKYSDALSRFKDVLKLNLNDVEAKEYVDRINRINTLKNEGKRLSNECKYSDALSKFNEVLKLNPNDKEVKEYVEKINKKLIEIKLINNIDNMNITTYKDVYHKNKDIFNKRDDLLEHYLNKLKEMIKELNNKGEYKLAMDIIEFIMSDIFKSERLGVLWGFKAANDVEEIFIKDDIVVLRCNWGYTYALDLKTGGVIWEFKDVLAISIKDDIVVLGCGFLDIKNICALDLKTGWVIWEFEAAESVKEISIKDDIVVLGCKWRYTYALNLETGRKIWEFRAADSVWEISIKDNIVILGCYKGYTYALDLKTGKEIWEFKAAESVEEISIKDDIVVLGCGELLKKEIKNIYALNLKTGKKIWEFKADEDVRGISIKDDIVVLGCLGGYTYALDLRTGNKIWEFKAAGSVLAISIKDDIVVLGCGDGYTYALDLKTGGVIWELLHLSKTTLNNLINQVEKLINKKLSYSNPEKAMIYDAMIYLKLAKEELNKYNIKKAYEYVKLAEVNASPER from the coding sequence ATGGTTTTCAAATTCATTAAAAAATTATCTGGAGTGGATAAAAAGTTAGTTAGTGAAGGCGATGAACTATTTAGTAAGTGCGAGTATATAAATGCTTTGGAGAAATATAAAGAAGCACTAAATATTAATCCAAATAATGTTGATGCTAAAAATGGGATTGAAAAGATTGAAAAAATTGTGTTTTTAAAAAAAGCAGGAAAAAAATTATTCAATGAATGTAAATATTCAGAAGCGTTGGATAAGTTTAATAGGATTTTAAAATTAAACCCGAATGATAAAGGAGCTAAGAAATATGTTGAGAGAATTGAGAAAATCACTTCTCTTAAAAACGAAGGTATAAAGTTATTTGGTGAATGTAAATATTCAGATGCATTAAGTAAGTTTAATGAGGTTCTAAAATTAAACCCGAATGATAAAGAAATTATGGAATATGTTGAGAGAATTAATACAATTAACTCCCTTAAAAACGAAGGTAGGGGATTATTCAATAAATGTAAATATTCAGATGCGTTAAGTAGATTTAAAGATGTTTTAAAATTAAACTTAAATGATGTAGAGGCTAAGGAATATGTTGACAGAATTAATAGGATTAATACACTTAAAAACGAAGGAAAAAGATTGTCCAATGAATGTAAATATTCAGATGCGTTAAGTAAGTTTAATGAGGTTCTAAAATTAAACCCGAATGATAAAGAAGTTAAAGAATATGTTGAGAAAATTAACAAAAAACTTATTGAAATCAAACTTATCAACAATATTGACAATATGAACATTACAACTTATAAAGATGTGTATCATAAAAACAAAGATATTTTTAACAAACGTGATGACTTGTTAGAGCATTATCTCAATAAACTAAAAGAAATGATAAAAGAGTTGAATAATAAGGGGGAATATAAATTAGCAATGGATATAATTGAATTTATAATGTCTGATATTTTTAAATCAGAGCGTTTGGGAGTGTTATGGGGGTTTAAGGCTGCCAATGATGTAGAAGAAATATTCATAAAAGACGATATTGTTGTATTGAGATGTAATTGGGGATACACCTACGCCTTGGATTTAAAAACTGGTGGGGTGATTTGGGAATTTAAGGATGTATTGGCAATATCCATAAAAGACGATATTGTTGTATTGGGATGTGGCTTTTTGGATATAAAAAATATCTGCGCCTTGGATTTAAAAACTGGTTGGGTGATTTGGGAATTTGAGGCTGCTGAGAGTGTAAAAGAAATATCTATAAAAGACGATATTGTTGTATTGGGATGTAAGTGGAGATACACCTATGCCTTGAATTTAGAAACTGGTAGAAAGATTTGGGAATTTAGAGCCGCTGATAGTGTATGGGAAATATCCATAAAAGACAATATTGTTATATTGGGATGTTATAAAGGATACACCTATGCCTTGGATTTAAAAACTGGTAAGGAGATTTGGGAATTTAAGGCTGCTGAGAGTGTAGAGGAAATATCCATAAAAGACGATATTGTTGTATTGGGATGTGGTGAGCTTTTGAAGAAGGAGATAAAAAATATCTACGCTTTGAATTTAAAAACTGGTAAGAAGATTTGGGAATTTAAGGCTGATGAGGATGTAAGGGGAATATCCATAAAAGACGATATTGTTGTATTGGGATGTTTGGGAGGATACACCTACGCCTTGGATTTAAGAACTGGTAATAAGATTTGGGAATTTAAGGCTGCTGGGAGTGTATTGGCAATATCCATAAAGGACGATATTGTTGTATTGGGATGTGGTGATGGATACACCTACGCCTTGGATTTAAAAACTGGTGGGGTGATTTGGGAATTGCTACACCTATCCAAAACAACCCTAAACAACTTAATAAACCAAGTAGAAAAACTAATAAACAAAAAACTATCATACTCAAACCCAGAAAAAGCAATGATATATGATGCAATGATATATTTGAAATTAGCAAAAGAAGAGTTAAACAAATATAACATCAAAAAAGCCTACGAATATGTAAAATTGGCAGAAGTCAATGCTTCGCCAGAACGTTGA
- a CDS encoding ABC transporter ATP-binding protein, whose product MLKVNKLHAGYGKLEIVHGISLHVNEEEIVTIIGPNGCGKSTFLKSIFGLTTIMDGEIIFNNKNITNMRPDLIAREGIGYVPQLDNVFPNLTVEENLEMGGYILPKSQLKERMEEVYDFFEVLREKKDVLAGSLSGGERQMLAMARALMAKPKLLLLDEPTAGLSPKMVSTVLKKIREITDMGVGILLVEQNAKKALEISDRGYVFAGGVVVYEGKASDILNHKEIGELYLGKKAL is encoded by the coding sequence ATGCTAAAAGTCAATAAATTACATGCAGGTTATGGGAAATTGGAGATTGTGCATGGAATTTCTTTACATGTTAATGAAGAAGAAATTGTCACTATTATAGGTCCCAACGGCTGTGGAAAATCAACATTTTTAAAGTCGATATTTGGATTAACAACTATCATGGATGGGGAGATAATATTCAACAACAAAAACATCACAAATATGAGGCCTGACTTAATAGCAAGAGAAGGCATTGGCTATGTTCCACAGTTGGACAATGTTTTTCCAAACTTAACAGTTGAGGAGAATTTGGAGATGGGTGGTTATATACTCCCAAAATCACAACTCAAAGAGCGTATGGAGGAAGTTTATGATTTCTTTGAAGTTTTGAGGGAAAAAAAGGATGTTCTTGCAGGTTCTTTGAGTGGTGGAGAGAGGCAGATGCTTGCAATGGCGAGAGCGTTAATGGCAAAACCAAAACTCCTGTTGTTGGATGAACCTACTGCTGGTTTATCTCCAAAGATGGTATCCACAGTTTTGAAAAAAATCAGGGAAATTACAGATATGGGTGTTGGAATATTGCTGGTTGAGCAAAATGCAAAAAAAGCACTCGAGATTTCAGATAGGGGATATGTTTTTGCAGGTGGTGTTGTTGTTTATGAGGGGAAAGCTTCAGATATCCTAAACCACAAAGAGATTGGAGAGTTATATCTTGGAAAAAAGGCATTGTGA
- a CDS encoding ABC transporter ATP-binding protein C-terminal domain-containing protein: protein MEYIKKAKEWLEFLHLWHLRDECAGNLSGGQMKLLELGRALMAEPQILLLDEPVAGVNPTLARKIFEAIQKIKDDKGITFLIIEHNMDVIMDYSDYVFVMHRGEIIAKGKPDDVLNNPKVLEAYLGE from the coding sequence ATGGAATACATAAAGAAAGCAAAAGAGTGGCTAGAATTTTTACACCTTTGGCATTTAAGGGATGAATGTGCTGGAAACTTATCTGGAGGACAGATGAAGTTGTTGGAACTTGGAAGGGCATTGATGGCAGAACCTCAGATACTATTGCTTGATGAACCTGTTGCAGGGGTTAATCCAACACTTGCAAGGAAGATATTTGAGGCAATTCAAAAAATAAAGGACGATAAAGGAATAACGTTTCTTATTATAGAGCACAACATGGATGTCATTATGGACTATAGTGATTATGTTTTTGTTATGCACCGTGGGGAAATAATTGCAAAAGGGAAGCCAGATGATGTTTTAAATAATCCAAAAGTTTTGGAGGCATATCTTGGAGAATAA
- a CDS encoding ATP-binding cassette domain-containing protein, whose protein sequence is MAILKVENIHKSFGGIHALNGVNLDVEEKTITALIGPNGSGKSTLFNVISGFIEPDKGKVYFKGEDITKRKPHIIAQKGLIRTFQTARIYKKMTVLENMLVAPKNQLGEKNNECVF, encoded by the coding sequence ATGGCAATATTGAAGGTAGAAAATATACATAAATCTTTTGGAGGAATTCACGCTTTAAATGGCGTAAATTTGGACGTGGAAGAAAAAACAATAACTGCACTTATAGGACCAAATGGTAGTGGTAAATCCACATTATTTAATGTTATCTCTGGTTTTATAGAGCCAGATAAAGGTAAAGTTTACTTTAAAGGTGAAGATATAACAAAAAGAAAACCCCATATAATTGCTCAGAAGGGACTTATAAGGACATTCCAAACTGCAAGGATTTATAAAAAAATGACAGTATTGGAAAATATGCTTGTAGCTCCAAAGAACCAGCTTGGAGAAAAAAATAACGAATGTGTATTTTAA
- the rimI gene encoding ribosomal protein S18-alanine N-acetyltransferase yields MIRIRKFKLEDLDRIEEIEKQSFKKTYPRFLLTHLYTNFPDGFIIAEINNKIVGYAIGTIEWGNGHIVSIAVDREFRNRGIGTALIEHLERYFFERCNVKYIVLEVRVSNKTARMFYYKRGYVDKRFLPNYYDDGEDAILMIKKRKNLETNYPIIVSMW; encoded by the coding sequence ATGATTAGGATCAGAAAATTTAAGTTGGAAGATTTAGATAGGATTGAAGAGATAGAAAAACAATCATTTAAAAAAACTTATCCACGTTTTTTGTTAACACATTTATACACAAACTTCCCAGATGGATTTATCATTGCTGAAATTAATAATAAAATTGTTGGTTACGCCATAGGCACAATTGAATGGGGAAATGGGCACATTGTTTCAATTGCAGTAGATAGGGAATTTAGAAACAGAGGAATAGGGACAGCATTAATTGAACATTTGGAAAGATACTTTTTTGAAAGATGCAATGTCAAATACATCGTTTTGGAAGTTAGGGTTAGCAATAAAACAGCGAGGATGTTTTATTATAAAAGAGGTTATGTTGATAAAAGATTTCTCCCAAACTACTATGATGATGGAGAAGACGCAATTTTAATGATAAAGAAAAGAAAAAATTTGGAAACAAACTACCCGATAATCGTAAGTATGTGGTGA
- the hisA gene encoding 1-(5-phosphoribosyl)-5-[(5-phosphoribosylamino)methylideneamino]imidazole-4-carboxamide isomerase, protein MIVIPAVDIKDQKCVQLIQGDPSKKHVELDNPVEVAKRWEEEGAKMLHLVDLDGAFEGRRKNKEILKKIIDEVNIPVEIGGGIRTIEDAMELIDIGAERIIIGTVAVQNPNFVEELSKKVDSKRIMVALDAKDGYVVIKGWKEKTKYTPVEMGKILQEKGAGSILFTNVNVEGLLKGIDVNPIKELVDSLDIPIVASGGVSSIDDLMKLKECGVEGVVVGSALYKGLIDLKEAIKVVEGR, encoded by the coding sequence ATGATAGTAATTCCAGCAGTGGATATAAAAGACCAAAAATGTGTCCAGCTTATACAGGGAGACCCAAGTAAAAAACATGTTGAGTTAGATAATCCTGTAGAAGTTGCAAAAAGATGGGAAGAAGAAGGAGCAAAGATGCTACATTTGGTAGATTTAGATGGGGCCTTTGAAGGTAGAAGAAAAAACAAAGAAATTCTAAAAAAAATTATAGATGAGGTAAATATTCCAGTGGAAATTGGTGGAGGGATTAGAACTATTGAGGATGCAATGGAATTGATAGATATTGGTGCTGAGAGGATAATCATTGGAACTGTTGCTGTTCAGAACCCAAACTTTGTTGAGGAACTTTCAAAAAAAGTGGATAGCAAGAGGATTATGGTAGCATTGGATGCTAAAGATGGATATGTTGTTATAAAGGGATGGAAGGAAAAAACAAAATACACTCCAGTAGAGATGGGAAAAATTTTGCAAGAGAAAGGTGCTGGAAGTATTTTATTTACAAATGTGAATGTTGAGGGGCTTTTGAAGGGAATTGATGTAAATCCAATAAAAGAATTGGTAGACTCCTTAGATATTCCAATTGTTGCTTCTGGTGGAGTTTCATCTATTGATGATTTAATGAAATTGAAAGAATGTGGGGTTGAAGGAGTAGTGGTTGGCTCTGCATTGTATAAAGGGTTGATAGATTTAAAAGAGGCTATAAAGGTTGTTGAGGGTAGATAA
- a CDS encoding carbohydrate kinase family protein, with protein sequence MDEDNFNSKKNKIISVGHIALDYIFNVEKFPEPNTSIQIPSARKYYGGAACNVAVGVAKLGLLSGIVSCVGYDFKNSGYERYLKNLGVDISHIYHSEEEETPKAWIFTDKDNNQITFFLWGAAKHYKELNPPLFEAEIVHLATGDPEFNAKCAEKAKKNNILVSFDPGQDLPLYDKDTMERIIKNSNFLFMNKHEFERTLKLLNTDLESLRNRVDVLVVTYGKDGSVIYTKDEEIKIPSIKAEKVVDPTGAGDSYRVGFLAGYVKGYDLEQCGLIGSCVASFVIEKKGCQTNLPSWNDVIERLKKEGYVLE encoded by the coding sequence ATGGATGAGGATAATTTTAACTCCAAGAAAAATAAGATAATATCCGTTGGGCATATAGCATTAGATTACATATTTAATGTTGAAAAGTTCCCAGAGCCAAACACGTCCATCCAAATCCCATCTGCAAGAAAATACTATGGTGGAGCAGCGTGTAACGTTGCCGTTGGTGTAGCAAAACTTGGGTTACTTTCTGGTATTGTATCATGTGTTGGCTATGATTTCAAAAATTCTGGATATGAGAGATACTTAAAGAACCTTGGTGTTGATATATCCCACATCTACCACTCAGAGGAGGAAGAAACCCCAAAAGCATGGATATTTACTGACAAAGATAACAACCAAATAACATTTTTCCTGTGGGGAGCGGCAAAACATTATAAAGAACTAAATCCGCCTTTATTTGAAGCAGAAATTGTCCATTTAGCCACTGGAGATCCTGAATTTAATGCGAAATGTGCTGAAAAAGCAAAGAAAAACAATATATTGGTGTCTTTTGATCCTGGACAAGATTTGCCATTATATGATAAAGACACTATGGAAAGGATCATCAAAAACTCCAATTTTTTATTTATGAATAAGCATGAGTTTGAGAGAACTTTAAAGTTGCTAAATACTGATTTGGAAAGTTTGAGAAATAGGGTTGATGTTTTGGTTGTAACTTATGGTAAGGATGGGAGTGTAATATATACAAAAGATGAGGAGATAAAGATTCCAAGTATTAAAGCAGAGAAAGTTGTTGACCCAACAGGCGCTGGAGATAGTTACAGAGTAGGATTTTTAGCAGGTTATGTTAAAGGATATGACTTAGAGCAGTGTGGATTAATTGGTTCTTGTGTGGCATCCTTTGTTATTGAGAAGAAGGGTTGTCAGACGAACTTACCTTCATGGAATGATGTCATTGAACGATTAAAAAAAGAAGGATATGTATTAGAGTAG
- the nadA gene encoding quinolinate synthase NadA yields MSDIVQRINQLKEEKNAVILAHNYQREEIQRIADFVGDSLELCIKAKETDADIIVFCGVDFMAETAKILNSDKKVLIPEIKDIECPMAHQLPAEVVRRAKEEHPDAMVVVYVNTLAETKALADATCTSANADRVVNSLDCDKVLFGPDRNLAYFVSKRTNKEIIPIPEDGHCYVHKKFTVEDVKRVRREYPNAELLVHPECDPEVQDLADYVLSTGGMIRHVLNSDKKEFIIGTECELITRIKLELEKTGEEKVLIPLRKDAICDPMKRITLEKVERCLREEKYEITLDEEIIKKARIAIERMLSVKI; encoded by the coding sequence ATGAGTGACATAGTTCAGAGGATTAATCAGTTAAAGGAAGAGAAGAATGCTGTTATCTTAGCTCATAACTACCAACGAGAGGAAATTCAGAGGATTGCGGATTTTGTTGGGGATTCTTTGGAGCTTTGTATAAAGGCGAAGGAGACGGATGCTGATATTATTGTCTTTTGTGGAGTAGATTTTATGGCGGAAACTGCTAAAATTTTGAATAGTGACAAAAAAGTCCTCATACCAGAAATAAAAGATATCGAGTGTCCTATGGCTCATCAGTTGCCGGCTGAGGTTGTAAGGAGGGCGAAGGAGGAGCATCCTGATGCGATGGTTGTTGTTTATGTTAATACGCTTGCTGAGACAAAGGCTCTTGCGGATGCAACATGTACTTCAGCGAATGCGGATAGGGTAGTTAACTCTCTCGATTGTGATAAAGTTTTATTCGGTCCGGATAGAAATCTCGCATACTTTGTCTCAAAAAGAACTAACAAAGAGATTATTCCAATTCCTGAGGATGGGCATTGTTATGTGCATAAGAAGTTCACTGTCGAGGATGTTAAGAGGGTTAGGAGAGAGTATCCGAATGCGGAACTTCTTGTGCATCCTGAGTGTGATCCAGAAGTTCAGGATTTGGCAGATTATGTTCTTAGCACTGGTGGAATGATAAGGCATGTTTTGAATTCTGATAAGAAGGAGTTTATTATCGGTACTGAGTGTGAGTTGATTACGAGGATAAAACTCGAACTCGAAAAAACTGGAGAAGAGAAGGTATTAATTCCATTAAGGAAGGATGCTATTTGTGATCCAATGAAGAGAATAACGTTAGAAAAAGTTGAGAGATGCTTAAGAGAGGAAAAATACGAGATAACACTCGATGAGGAAATAATCAAAAAAGCAAGAATTGCAATAGAGAGGATGTTAAGTGTAAAAATTTAA
- a CDS encoding 7-cyano-7-deazaguanine synthase, with protein sequence MEEIIKEIRLKASMKALERLKEENLIDLDAYNNLMNLLDRRIKGKKYFYKFDVEHKPTAVVAFSGGVDSSTSALISKNIFDVVGVTVYSNHIMHEEVKNHVKNLSKKLGIKHEFIDIDMDKIAKDIEKGKYHPCGRCHKAVEEAVINYAKNNGIKFVVFGDLLSVGYLSIIPMDDGLIRINMPAFLSLTKNENREILRQNNIEINLPYGCPLVKKAHEHKHMRKFTIQRILREVRAQVVDKDEGLKNILDMLNL encoded by the coding sequence ATGGAGGAAATTATAAAGGAAATAAGGTTAAAGGCATCAATGAAAGCATTGGAACGATTAAAAGAAGAAAATTTGATAGATTTAGATGCATATAACAATTTGATGAATTTGTTGGATAGGAGAATCAAAGGTAAAAAATACTTTTATAAATTTGATGTAGAGCACAAACCTACAGCCGTTGTGGCATTTAGTGGTGGAGTCGATAGCTCTACTTCAGCATTGATCTCAAAGAATATTTTTGACGTTGTTGGAGTTACCGTATATTCAAACCATATTATGCATGAGGAAGTTAAAAACCACGTAAAAAATCTTTCAAAAAAATTGGGCATAAAGCATGAATTTATAGACATTGATATGGACAAAATTGCCAAAGATATTGAAAAAGGTAAATATCATCCATGTGGAAGATGCCATAAAGCAGTTGAAGAGGCAGTTATAAATTATGCAAAAAATAATGGTATTAAATTTGTGGTTTTTGGGGATTTGTTGTCTGTTGGGTATTTGTCAATTATTCCAATGGATGATGGATTAATAAGGATAAATATGCCTGCCTTCTTATCATTAACAAAAAATGAAAACAGAGAAATTTTAAGGCAAAATAATATAGAGATAAATCTTCCATATGGTTGCCCATTGGTAAAAAAAGCGCATGAGCATAAACACATGAGAAAATTTACAATCCAAAGAATTTTAAGGGAGGTTAGGGCACAAGTTGTAGACAAAGATGAAGGATTAAAAAACATTTTGGATATGCTTAATTTATGA